The Sphingomonas telluris genome includes a window with the following:
- a CDS encoding pirin family protein, with product MEQTILQSIAPVTHDLGGFKVHRTLPSKQRTMVGPFIFFDQMGPARLSPGQGIDVRPHPHINLATVTFLFAGAIDHRDSLGTYQRIEPGAVNLMTAGRGIAHSERSPGDERAAGPNLDGIQTWLALPQAKEEMDPGFEHVAAERLPLVEGDGVRLRLIMGDGFGEHSPVTQHSPTIYAAIELAPGAVMLVDHEADERALYLLDGDAIVDGLPLLPQHLTLLAPGHLPLLSSASGARLMLCGGAPMDGERHVWWNFVSSRRDRINEAKRAWRAGEFVLPPDDHDEFIPLPEVPLTVSYP from the coding sequence ATGGAGCAGACGATTCTGCAGAGCATCGCGCCCGTCACCCACGACCTCGGCGGGTTCAAGGTCCATCGCACGCTGCCCAGCAAGCAGCGGACCATGGTGGGGCCCTTCATTTTCTTCGACCAGATGGGCCCGGCCCGCCTCAGCCCCGGACAGGGGATCGACGTGCGGCCGCATCCGCACATCAACCTAGCTACCGTCACCTTCCTTTTCGCCGGCGCGATCGACCATCGCGACAGCCTGGGGACGTATCAGCGGATCGAGCCGGGAGCCGTGAACCTGATGACCGCGGGCCGCGGGATCGCCCACTCCGAGCGGTCGCCCGGGGATGAGCGGGCGGCCGGGCCGAACCTCGACGGGATCCAGACTTGGCTCGCGCTTCCACAGGCCAAGGAGGAGATGGATCCCGGGTTCGAGCACGTTGCGGCGGAGCGTCTGCCGTTGGTCGAGGGAGACGGTGTGCGCCTGCGCCTGATCATGGGTGATGGCTTCGGCGAGCACTCGCCCGTCACCCAACATTCGCCTACGATCTACGCGGCAATCGAACTCGCGCCAGGCGCCGTCATGCTCGTCGATCATGAGGCGGACGAAAGGGCGCTCTACCTGCTCGACGGTGATGCGATCGTGGACGGATTGCCGCTCCTGCCGCAGCACCTGACGCTCCTCGCGCCAGGCCATCTGCCGCTGCTTTCGTCCGCAAGCGGCGCGAGGCTGATGCTGTGCGGCGGCGCGCCAATGGATGGCGAACGCCACGTCTGGTGGAATTTCGTATCGTCGCGCCGCGACCGCATCAATGAGGCGAAGCGCGCTTGGCGAGCGGGCGAGTTCGTGCTTCCGCCGGACGACCATGACGAGTTCATACCCCTGCCGGAGGTCCCGCTGACGGTCAGCTATCCGTGA
- a CDS encoding histone deacetylase family protein has product MKCFWDDRQRAHVPASEFFNGAMHPAAEHEGRVEAILKAIGSTQAPGDLGLDPLLRVHSQDYLDFLRMAHDQWLAAGREGDALPYTFPVVKRRPLKLQRIDALLGQYSFDTSTPIGPGTWEASYWAAQTALAATNSVLGGERTAFAFCRPPGHHCGADYLGGYSYLSNAAIAAEHAVAAGRKRVAILDVDYHHGNGTQDIFYERGDVLYVSIHADPVMDYPYYWGHADERGQGTGEGANLNFPLPRGTEWSSYEGALAMAVEAIGRHAPDLLIVSYGADTYEGDPISYFKLRTTDYAPMARTIAKLGLPTVVVMEGGYAVDALGANVSEFLSRF; this is encoded by the coding sequence ATGAAATGTTTCTGGGACGACCGGCAGAGAGCGCATGTTCCTGCGAGCGAGTTCTTCAATGGCGCCATGCATCCAGCCGCCGAGCATGAGGGTCGCGTCGAAGCCATCCTCAAGGCGATTGGATCTACGCAGGCGCCGGGCGATCTCGGGCTCGATCCGCTGCTCCGCGTCCATAGCCAGGACTACCTCGACTTCCTGAGAATGGCGCATGATCAGTGGCTCGCCGCGGGACGCGAGGGCGACGCTCTTCCCTACACCTTCCCGGTGGTGAAGCGACGGCCGCTGAAGTTGCAGCGGATCGATGCGCTGCTCGGGCAATACAGCTTCGACACGTCGACGCCGATCGGACCGGGCACGTGGGAGGCATCTTATTGGGCCGCGCAGACGGCACTCGCAGCGACGAACTCCGTGCTCGGCGGTGAACGAACGGCGTTCGCGTTCTGCCGACCCCCGGGCCACCATTGCGGGGCCGACTATCTCGGCGGCTATTCTTATCTCAGCAATGCCGCGATCGCAGCGGAACATGCCGTTGCTGCTGGCCGGAAGCGCGTCGCCATCCTCGACGTCGACTATCACCACGGCAACGGCACGCAGGACATCTTCTACGAGCGCGGCGACGTCCTTTACGTGTCGATCCACGCCGACCCGGTGATGGACTATCCCTATTACTGGGGCCACGCCGACGAGCGTGGACAGGGTACCGGTGAAGGCGCGAACCTCAACTTTCCACTGCCGCGCGGCACGGAGTGGAGCAGCTACGAAGGGGCACTGGCGATGGCAGTCGAGGCCATCGGCCGGCACGCGCCGGACCTGCTTATCGTCTCGTACGGCGCCGACACGTACGAGGGCGATCCGATCAGCTATTTCAAGTTGCGGACGACCGACTACGCACCGATGGCCCGAACTATCGCGAAGCTCGGCCTGCCGACGGTAGTCGTGATGGAAGGTGGTTATGCCGTCGACGCCCTCGGCGCGAACGTCTCGGAGTTTCTCAGCCGGTTCTGA
- the thiL gene encoding thiamine-phosphate kinase, translating to MRESRAIERLRRIAASPAALGLTDDVALLDGLVLTHDSIAEGVHFLATDPPASVGWKLVAVNLSDLAGKGAIPAAALLSLALSGDDDWDLHFIDGVDAACESYGLPLVGGDTIALPPGAPRIFGLTAIGRAGANVPLRSGGKDGDALWIVGVLGDAAAGLALLRDDAAATGPLVDVYRRPVPLLAAGLGLAPHAHAMMDVSDGLLLDASRMAQASGLGVRIDLDALPLSRAFVAEKGQDLGPRLFAATGGDDYALLAALGSDVDPLSLSLPRGTTIARVGTLVAGEPLLTLFSNGQPVPLPGQLGFEHSGHEHRRNPPSPMADRG from the coding sequence ATGCGTGAATCCCGAGCCATCGAGCGCCTGAGGCGCATCGCCGCCAGCCCCGCCGCCCTCGGCCTCACCGACGATGTGGCACTGCTCGACGGCCTGGTGCTCACGCACGACAGCATCGCCGAGGGCGTCCACTTCCTCGCCACCGATCCCCCCGCGAGCGTCGGGTGGAAGCTGGTCGCCGTGAACCTCTCCGACCTTGCGGGCAAAGGCGCGATCCCGGCCGCCGCTCTACTGTCGCTTGCCCTGTCAGGCGACGACGATTGGGACCTCCATTTCATCGATGGCGTCGACGCAGCGTGCGAAAGCTACGGCCTTCCCTTGGTCGGCGGCGACACCATCGCCTTGCCGCCCGGAGCGCCGCGCATCTTCGGGCTGACGGCGATCGGCCGCGCGGGCGCCAACGTCCCGCTGAGGAGCGGCGGCAAGGATGGCGACGCTTTGTGGATCGTCGGAGTGCTCGGCGACGCCGCTGCCGGCCTCGCCCTGCTCCGCGACGATGCTGCGGCGACGGGTCCGCTCGTGGACGTCTACCGCCGCCCCGTGCCGCTTCTTGCCGCCGGCCTCGGCCTGGCCCCGCACGCGCACGCCATGATGGACGTGTCAGACGGCCTGCTGCTCGATGCGTCGCGGATGGCTCAGGCGAGCGGGCTGGGCGTCAGGATCGACCTTGATGCCCTGCCGCTGTCTCGCGCCTTCGTTGCGGAGAAAGGCCAGGACCTAGGCCCGAGGCTGTTCGCCGCGACAGGCGGGGACGACTACGCGCTCCTCGCGGCGTTGGGGTCTGACGTCGATCCCTTAAGCCTTTCTTTACCTCGGGGAACGACCATTGCCCGTGTCGGCACCCTCGTTGCCGGAGAGCCTCTGTTAACGCTCTTCAGCAATGGGCAGCCGGTCCCGCTTCCGGGGCAACTGGGATTTGAGCATTCGGGCCATGAACATCGCCGCAATCCCCCTTCGCCAATGGCTGATCGCGGTTAG
- a CDS encoding autotransporter outer membrane beta-barrel domain-containing protein, whose translation MRFLLATTGLGAIAAAIAAVPANAETVISTAVTTNQSTSASGDIRISNTGSVKPTSGVAVTVNTNNYAKNEGTIAIQGSNNSAGIVANAGLTGDISNSGTITIDENYTATDTDSDGDIDGAFAQGSGRFGIHVLGALAGNIANSGTITVEGNNSGGIVLDGPLTGNITNSGSISLLGNDTVGIKAGDVSGNVTLSKGTIQVQGANGVGVSLTGDIGGALVIQNTVQTTGYRYTTPPADTSKLDADDLLQGGSAVVVSGNVAGGILFDARPKDNSTTDTDEDDDGVPDADESTATITTLGAAPAVVIGSTTEDTTIGAVAGSGGKGIVIKGAILGSGVYSGVAGNGMVVGGMGHAVSVAGGMSVSGTVAAVSNGGNATGLRIGAGATVPTITVSGAITAQGGSTATSTSQALVIDAGANVSTIKNTGTIAATLSGADGVGSAIVDKSGTVTLIENSGTIGVASAASLGTKAIAFDLTANTTGATIRQLAVTSGSAPQIAGQILFGSGNDVLDVADGTVTGAAKFGGGDNRLSLSGDAIMNGAVTFEGGADTLTLGGTSSLAGDVDFGGGADVLTLTGTSALNGKLSNSAGLAVNVGAGSTLNATNLGAVNLSSLTTGSGAKLGVTVDSTAGTNTLYNVTGAAAFGTGTIVDVHLTSLGGAEGTYKIVQAGTLTGGTNLTSTVESLPFLFESDLVTTTPNEISLVIRQKSNEELGVNLAEGSILDAVIEAADADAPVASVFLGAQDSATLRDALQQMLPENAGGTFETATKGSRLVNKLLIDPKPPAIKRGQLGIWLEQVAWGGSKSIGDTSSYDLNGWGMAAGVETSVGPIGNVGATLSYLSGKDGRKSSDNEIRTDEYEAGLYWRTTHGPFSAFARGTIATINFDGSRFFTATVDGAPISREADGEWKGHIYSATAGVSYDARFGNLSLRPTAVIEHYSLKEKGYSESGGGDAFNLTVDSRKSDETAVTGTLALGYQLVGGGKTDDGGWMRLELEGGRRQILSGKLGTTTARFGDDGTPFTVAAEERTSGFVGAFRAIGGSDGLSITGELNAEEQQDKLSIGGRLGLQFAF comes from the coding sequence ATGCGTTTCCTGCTTGCAACGACGGGTCTGGGGGCGATCGCCGCGGCGATTGCGGCAGTCCCGGCGAACGCCGAAACGGTCATCTCCACGGCAGTGACGACGAACCAGTCGACCAGTGCGTCGGGCGATATCCGCATCAGCAATACCGGGTCGGTCAAGCCGACCAGCGGCGTAGCCGTGACCGTCAACACCAACAATTACGCGAAGAACGAAGGCACGATCGCCATCCAGGGATCGAACAATTCCGCTGGCATCGTCGCCAACGCGGGCCTGACGGGTGACATCAGCAACAGCGGCACGATCACGATCGACGAGAATTACACGGCGACAGATACCGACAGCGACGGCGACATCGATGGCGCCTTCGCGCAGGGGTCAGGCCGGTTCGGTATTCACGTCCTCGGCGCGCTTGCCGGCAACATCGCGAACAGCGGGACGATCACCGTCGAAGGCAACAATTCCGGCGGCATCGTCCTCGACGGCCCGCTGACCGGCAACATCACCAACAGCGGCAGCATCAGCCTGCTCGGCAATGACACCGTTGGCATCAAGGCCGGAGACGTGAGCGGCAACGTCACCCTCTCGAAGGGCACGATCCAGGTGCAGGGCGCGAACGGCGTCGGCGTCTCGCTGACGGGCGACATCGGCGGAGCGCTGGTGATCCAGAACACGGTCCAGACGACCGGCTATCGCTACACCACGCCGCCCGCGGATACGTCGAAGCTCGATGCCGACGATCTGCTTCAGGGCGGATCGGCTGTCGTGGTCAGCGGAAACGTCGCAGGCGGAATCCTCTTCGACGCACGGCCAAAGGACAACAGCACCACGGACACGGACGAAGATGACGACGGCGTTCCTGACGCCGACGAGTCGACTGCGACGATCACGACGCTGGGTGCAGCGCCAGCCGTGGTGATCGGCTCCACCACCGAAGACACGACGATCGGTGCGGTCGCCGGCTCTGGCGGCAAGGGCATCGTCATCAAGGGCGCGATCCTCGGCAGCGGCGTCTACTCAGGCGTCGCGGGTAACGGCATGGTCGTCGGCGGCATGGGCCACGCGGTGAGCGTCGCGGGCGGCATGTCGGTATCCGGCACGGTCGCGGCGGTTTCCAACGGCGGCAACGCCACGGGCCTGCGCATTGGTGCGGGCGCGACGGTGCCCACGATCACCGTCTCCGGAGCCATCACGGCACAGGGCGGCTCCACGGCAACCAGCACCTCGCAAGCGCTGGTCATCGACGCGGGAGCCAACGTCTCGACGATCAAGAATACGGGCACCATCGCCGCAACGCTCAGTGGAGCGGATGGCGTTGGCTCCGCGATCGTCGACAAGTCCGGCACGGTCACGCTGATCGAGAACAGCGGGACCATCGGCGTCGCGAGCGCTGCGTCGCTCGGCACGAAGGCGATCGCCTTCGATCTGACCGCAAACACCACCGGCGCGACCATTCGCCAACTCGCCGTGACCTCAGGCTCGGCCCCGCAGATCGCTGGCCAGATCCTGTTCGGCTCCGGCAATGACGTTCTCGACGTGGCCGACGGCACCGTCACCGGCGCAGCGAAGTTCGGCGGCGGCGACAATCGCCTCTCGCTCTCGGGCGATGCGATCATGAATGGCGCGGTGACCTTCGAGGGCGGGGCGGACACGCTCACGCTCGGCGGGACCTCGTCGCTCGCAGGCGACGTGGACTTCGGCGGCGGCGCGGACGTGCTGACCCTGACCGGCACGTCGGCGCTCAACGGCAAGCTGAGCAACAGCGCGGGCCTGGCAGTCAATGTCGGCGCGGGCAGCACGCTCAATGCCACCAACCTCGGAGCCGTGAACCTGTCGTCGCTGACGACCGGTTCGGGCGCGAAGCTGGGTGTTACCGTCGATTCTACGGCAGGCACCAACACGCTCTACAATGTCACGGGCGCTGCTGCCTTCGGGACCGGCACGATCGTCGACGTCCACCTCACGTCGCTCGGCGGCGCGGAAGGCACGTACAAGATCGTCCAGGCCGGCACGCTGACCGGCGGCACGAACCTGACGAGCACCGTCGAATCGCTACCATTCCTGTTCGAGAGCGATCTCGTCACGACCACTCCGAATGAGATCTCGCTGGTCATCCGGCAGAAGTCGAACGAGGAGCTGGGCGTCAATCTGGCCGAGGGCTCCATCCTGGACGCGGTGATCGAGGCGGCGGACGCGGACGCACCGGTCGCGTCCGTGTTCCTGGGTGCGCAGGACAGCGCGACCCTGCGCGATGCCCTGCAGCAGATGCTTCCGGAAAATGCGGGCGGCACGTTCGAGACGGCGACCAAGGGCTCGCGCCTGGTCAACAAGCTCCTGATCGATCCGAAGCCGCCGGCCATCAAGCGCGGGCAGCTCGGCATCTGGCTGGAGCAGGTCGCCTGGGGCGGAAGCAAGTCGATCGGCGACACCTCGTCGTACGACCTCAATGGCTGGGGCATGGCCGCCGGCGTCGAGACGAGCGTCGGCCCCATCGGCAATGTCGGCGCGACGCTGAGCTATCTGTCCGGCAAGGACGGGCGGAAGAGCAGCGACAACGAAATCCGCACCGACGAATATGAGGCCGGCCTCTATTGGCGGACCACGCACGGGCCGTTCAGCGCCTTTGCGCGTGGCACCATCGCCACGATCAACTTCGACGGCAGCCGCTTCTTCACGGCGACAGTCGACGGAGCGCCGATAAGCCGGGAGGCCGACGGCGAGTGGAAGGGTCACATCTATTCGGCGACCGCGGGCGTTTCCTACGACGCGCGCTTCGGCAACCTGTCGCTTCGCCCGACGGCCGTCATCGAGCACTACTCGCTCAAGGAAAAGGGCTACTCCGAGTCCGGCGGCGGCGACGCGTTCAACCTCACGGTCGACAGCCGCAAGAGCGACGAGACGGCGGTGACCGGCACGCTCGCGCTCGGCTACCAGCTCGTCGGCGGCGGTAAGACCGACGACGGCGGTTGGATGCGGCTAGAGCTCGAAGGCGGACGCCGCCAGATCCTCAGCGGCAAGCTCGGAACGACGACCGCGCGCTTCGGCGACGACGGCACGCCGTTCACCGTGGCGGCCGAGGAACGCACTAGCGGCTTCGTCGGCGCCTTCCGCGCCATCGGCGGAAGCGACGGCCTGTCGATCACCGGCGAACTCAATGCCGAGGAGCAGCAGGACAAGCTGTCCATCGGCGGCCGCCTTGGCCTCCAGTTCGCCTTCTAA
- the nusB gene encoding transcription antitermination factor NusB has product MNTAARSRSRSAARLAAVQALYQHDMEGTPVPRLLKEFHEHRLGATIEEAQYIEAEQSFFDDVVSGADARRDEIDTVIASKLAEGWSLERLDRPMRAILRAGTYELLARADVPVASVISEYVDVAHAFYDKRESGFVNGLLDAVAKEARRG; this is encoded by the coding sequence ATGAATACCGCAGCGCGTTCCCGTTCCCGCTCTGCCGCCCGACTGGCGGCGGTGCAGGCCCTCTATCAGCATGACATGGAAGGGACGCCCGTTCCGCGCCTGCTCAAGGAATTCCACGAGCATCGGCTCGGCGCGACCATCGAGGAAGCGCAGTACATCGAAGCGGAGCAGAGCTTCTTCGACGACGTCGTTTCAGGTGCGGACGCGCGCCGGGACGAGATCGACACAGTGATCGCCTCGAAACTCGCCGAGGGCTGGAGCCTCGAGCGGCTCGACCGGCCGATGCGCGCGATCCTGCGCGCCGGGACCTACGAGCTCCTGGCGCGCGCCGACGTGCCGGTGGCTTCGGTCATCTCGGAGTATGTCGACGTGGCCCACGCCTTTTACGACAAAAGGGAAAGCGGCTTCGTGAATGGACTTCTCGACGCGGTCGCAAAGGAGGCGCGCCGGGGCTAG
- a CDS encoding BolA family protein: MTTTATGPVATEMLKRLNSALSPTSIRLVDDSEKHRGHGGYNPAGESHFTLDIESEAFAGTTRVQRQRMIYKALGDLMRERVHALQIRARAPGE, translated from the coding sequence ATGACCACGACCGCCACGGGACCTGTCGCAACTGAAATGCTGAAGCGCCTCAACTCGGCGCTCTCGCCAACCTCCATCCGCCTCGTCGACGACAGCGAGAAACATCGCGGACACGGAGGCTACAATCCCGCCGGCGAGAGTCACTTCACCTTGGACATCGAGAGCGAAGCCTTCGCGGGCACGACCCGCGTCCAACGCCAGCGGATGATCTACAAGGCCCTGGGGGACTTGATGCGCGAGCGGGTGCACGCGCTCCAGATCAGAGCGCGCGCACCCGGAGAGTAG
- the nhaA gene encoding Na+/H+ antiporter NhaA — protein MAADLVQLQRQEKRAGLILIGAAAAALILANSPLADAYQHLLEFKFGPPMPRFGLLSVHYWIADGLMAVFFLLVGLEVKREWYDGRLSTPAERRLPIVAAAAGMAVPALIYLSVTGFEPSIIRGWAIPAATDIAFAVGVLALLGARANPAIKLLLVTIAIVDDVGAVIIIALAYTADLSAIAIGAAVLILGAMAALNLFGVRRLWPYMIGFVFLWYAMLASGIHATIAGVLAALTIPLGLDEDHSPLKRLEHAIHPWVMFGVMPLFGLASAGVELGNFRISNPLPIAIMLGLFVGKQIGVFGAIWATVRSGLAPRPDHARWSELYGASALCGIGFTMSLFIGALAFPASQEEVEAAKVGTLAGSLLSAILGYAVLRFVAQKPIDDRESAEAREIFGGDQPEDERS, from the coding sequence ATGGCAGCGGACTTGGTTCAGCTTCAACGACAGGAAAAGCGCGCCGGCCTGATCCTCATCGGAGCGGCTGCCGCTGCCTTGATACTAGCGAACAGCCCACTCGCCGATGCCTACCAACACCTGCTGGAGTTCAAGTTTGGTCCGCCGATGCCTCGCTTCGGCTTGCTGTCGGTCCACTACTGGATTGCCGACGGATTGATGGCGGTCTTCTTCCTGCTCGTCGGCCTCGAGGTGAAGCGCGAGTGGTATGACGGGCGGCTGTCGACTCCCGCCGAGCGGAGGCTGCCGATCGTTGCAGCGGCCGCAGGCATGGCCGTGCCGGCGCTCATCTATCTCTCAGTCACCGGATTCGAGCCATCGATCATCCGCGGTTGGGCGATCCCCGCAGCCACGGACATCGCTTTTGCGGTCGGCGTGCTGGCGCTGCTCGGCGCCCGCGCGAACCCGGCGATTAAGCTCCTGCTCGTGACAATCGCCATTGTCGACGACGTCGGCGCGGTGATCATCATCGCGCTTGCCTACACGGCCGACCTCAGCGCCATTGCGATCGGTGCTGCGGTCCTCATCCTCGGCGCCATGGCCGCGCTGAACCTGTTCGGGGTGCGCCGCCTTTGGCCCTATATGATCGGCTTCGTGTTCCTCTGGTACGCTATGCTTGCGAGCGGCATTCACGCGACCATCGCGGGAGTCCTCGCCGCACTAACGATTCCGTTGGGACTGGACGAGGATCACTCGCCCCTCAAGCGGCTGGAGCACGCGATACACCCGTGGGTGATGTTCGGAGTAATGCCGCTCTTCGGACTTGCCAGCGCCGGCGTGGAGCTCGGCAACTTCCGAATTTCCAATCCCCTTCCCATCGCCATCATGCTCGGCCTGTTCGTCGGCAAGCAAATCGGAGTATTCGGCGCGATCTGGGCGACGGTCCGCTCCGGCCTTGCGCCGCGACCCGATCACGCACGCTGGAGCGAGCTGTACGGAGCCTCGGCACTCTGTGGCATCGGCTTCACCATGAGCTTGTTCATCGGGGCGCTGGCGTTTCCGGCATCGCAGGAGGAAGTCGAAGCGGCGAAGGTGGGCACGCTTGCCGGATCGCTCCTGTCCGCCATCCTCGGCTACGCCGTTTTGCGGTTCGTCGCGCAAAAGCCGATCGACGATCGGGAGTCAGCCGAGGCCCGCGAGATTTTCGGCGGCGACCAGCCCGAGGACGAGCGATCATGA
- a CDS encoding DnaJ domain-containing protein, translating into MATRHPKMHGKVEGATGRCAVRGCDAHGEYKAPVQPADFHGPGVYRLLCLEHVREHNAKYNYFEGMSADEIAEAQSPLGGWDRATRAFATSGGDPAPSWSDFSDPLDAISGRFRHARREEASRFSRAERRALSVLGLGEDANLKSVRSRYSKLVRRFHPDRNGGDRSHEKKLGEVIEAYQLLRKSAALA; encoded by the coding sequence GTGGCGACGCGTCATCCGAAAATGCATGGAAAAGTCGAGGGAGCAACGGGCCGTTGCGCGGTGCGAGGCTGCGACGCGCATGGCGAATATAAGGCGCCGGTTCAGCCCGCCGACTTCCACGGTCCCGGCGTCTATCGCCTGCTGTGCCTGGAGCACGTTCGCGAGCATAATGCGAAGTACAATTACTTCGAGGGCATGAGCGCCGACGAGATCGCGGAGGCCCAGTCCCCGCTTGGCGGCTGGGATCGCGCAACGCGCGCTTTCGCGACGAGTGGAGGCGATCCGGCGCCCTCGTGGTCCGATTTCTCGGATCCGCTCGATGCGATCTCGGGGCGCTTCCGGCATGCCAGGCGGGAGGAGGCGTCGCGGTTCTCGAGGGCGGAGCGGCGGGCGCTGTCGGTCCTCGGCCTAGGTGAGGATGCGAACCTTAAGTCGGTGCGCAGCCGATATTCCAAGCTGGTTCGGCGCTTCCACCCGGACCGCAACGGCGGCGACCGCAGCCACGAAAAGAAGCTCGGCGAGGTCATCGAAGCCTACCAATTGCTGAGGAAGTCGGCGGCACTCGCCTAA
- a CDS encoding alpha/beta fold hydrolase, producing the protein MTEFRRVGLSTGVTLNVAFAGPEDAPAILFLHGFPESHRTWREIVPRLEDQFRLIMPDQRGFAGSDLVQDVGAYKTETLIGDVFALADTLGLDEFALVGHDWGGAISWGAALRGDPRLKKLAIVNAPHPVVFQKSLIEDADQRAASQYISAFRAPGFDKAIEAMGYRAFFDKTFARHVGTSKILEAEKQQYIADWSQPGAMTSMLNWYRGSRVVVPPPGVTVPLPDWLLRAFPKVEVPTLVVWGMQDTALLPIQLEGLEELVEDLRIERLPEAGHFAPWEAPDEVANALRDFLA; encoded by the coding sequence GTGACCGAGTTCCGGCGCGTCGGCCTGTCCACCGGCGTCACCCTCAACGTCGCGTTCGCCGGACCAGAAGACGCTCCGGCGATCCTCTTTCTCCACGGCTTTCCGGAATCGCATCGCACGTGGCGAGAGATCGTGCCGCGGCTGGAGGATCAGTTCCGGCTGATCATGCCCGACCAGCGTGGCTTTGCCGGGTCCGACCTCGTTCAGGACGTCGGCGCCTACAAGACGGAAACGCTGATCGGCGACGTCTTCGCCCTGGCCGACACGCTCGGACTGGATGAGTTCGCGCTCGTCGGTCACGACTGGGGCGGAGCAATTTCCTGGGGCGCGGCGCTTCGCGGCGACCCGCGGCTGAAGAAGCTGGCGATCGTCAACGCGCCGCATCCGGTGGTCTTCCAGAAGAGCCTCATCGAAGACGCGGACCAGCGCGCGGCTTCTCAGTACATCAGCGCGTTTCGAGCGCCAGGCTTCGATAAGGCGATTGAGGCGATGGGTTACCGCGCCTTCTTCGACAAGACCTTTGCCCGCCACGTGGGCACGTCGAAAATCCTCGAGGCGGAAAAGCAGCAATATATCGCCGACTGGTCCCAGCCGGGCGCCATGACCTCGATGCTCAACTGGTATCGGGGTTCGCGCGTTGTCGTGCCGCCGCCCGGCGTCACCGTGCCGCTTCCCGACTGGCTGCTGCGCGCCTTCCCGAAGGTGGAGGTTCCGACGCTCGTCGTTTGGGGGATGCAGGACACGGCGCTGCTCCCGATCCAGCTCGAAGGGCTGGAGGAACTGGTCGAGGATTTGCGCATAGAGCGGCTGCCAGAGGCGGGTCACTTCGCTCCGTGGGAGGCTCCCGACGAAGTCGCCAACGCGCTTCGGGACTTCCTCGCCTGA